In Pleuronectes platessa chromosome 4, fPlePla1.1, whole genome shotgun sequence, the following proteins share a genomic window:
- the LOC128438844 gene encoding cocaine- and amphetamine-regulated transcript protein encodes MGSCCLHLFRTLLCTAGLLYSYAHIHTEEYRTKHLPYFTTSENGNEQQLINDLHEVLERLQNHQFPALRKKHGYLPVCDPGEQCALRKGSRIGKLCDCSLPRTCNSFLHRCL; translated from the exons ATGGGGAGCTGCTGCTTGCATCTTTTTAGGACACTACTGTGCACGGCTGGACTCTTATACAGCTACGCTCACATCCACACAGAGGAATACAGAACTAAACATTTACCTTATTTCACCACGTCAGAAAACGGCAATGAACAGCAACTG ATCAATGATTTACATGAGGTTTTGGAAAGACTTCAGAACCATCAATTTCCAGCTCTGAGAAAAAAGCACGGCTATTTGCCTGTG TGTGATCCAGGAGAACAATGTGCACTGAGGAAAGGCTCCAGGATCGGGAAACTATGCGACTGCTCTTTGCCAAGAACATGCAACTCTTTTCTGCACCGTTGTTTGTAa
- the si:dkey-245n4.2 gene encoding uncharacterized protein si:dkey-245n4.2 isoform X3, translating into MLRVSLLVLILIANASSLKIQNKLIGKCLQVQEGTWGGRVSLGECSPYSRVQEWSWLPESQALSSHHTGECLTAPAELYEGVHLQPCISGLESDGAGDGGAAAEMGREPNSQAWSCSKKGHLTLMGRGVHLSATPQSTLVYLSREHKQQGSRWRTLDNQTLCNGRERKHNQHQDQTHIYVGKSLGAGVFPSADENREAAEPFEGIIDVKATETYLVMNGTHSPLITKSPADPTMVFFSMDYGMAWKITMLVLSSLALVLGTVILILNVYSNRRKKVVCVLKSYNVRPQASVPGSPVANERAPLTEHAMRLPHSSPTVHRGEILIEWKDGTVTPLYEA; encoded by the exons atgctgcgcgtttctctgcTGGTTTTGATCCTTATCGCAA ATGCATCCAGCTTAAAGATTCAGAACAAGCTGATAGGTAAATGTCTGCAGGTACAAGAAGGGACatggggaggcagagtgtctCTGGGGGagtgtagcccatattcaagAGTACAGGAGTGGAGCTGGCTCCCGGAGAGCCAGGCTCTCAGCAGTCACCACACTGGGGAGTGTCTGACGGCTCCGGCAGAGCTGTATGAAGGGGTCCACCTGCAGCCCTGCATTTCAGGGCTTGAAAGCGACGGGGCTGGCGATGGAGGGGCAGCAGCGGAAATGGGCAGAGAGCCGAACAGCCAGGCGTGGTCCTGTTCCAAGAAAGGCCACCTCACTTTGATGGGGAGGGGAGTGCACCTCAGTGCCACTCCACAATCCACTTTGGTGTACCTATCACGGGAACATAAACAG CAGGGCAGCAGGTGGCGGACACTTGACAACCAGACATTGTGCaatgggagagaaagaaaacataaccaGCACCAAGATCAAACCCACATCTATGTGGGAAAATCTTTGGGAGCTGGGGTGTTTCCAAGTGCCGATGAaaacagagaagctgctgaaccaT TTGAAGGTATAATTGATGTCAAGGCCACAGAAACATATCTGGTGATGAATGGGACTCATTCGCCCCTGATCACCAAATCCCCTGCAGATCCCACCATGGTTTTCTTCAGTATGGATTATG GGATGGCCTGGAAGATAACCATGCTGGTCTTAAGCTCTTTGGCGCTGGTCCTGGGGACTGTGATTCTTATCCTGAATGTTTACTCCAATAG gaggaagaaggtgGTGTGTGTCTTGAAGTCGTACAACGTGAGGCCACAGGCGAGTGTTCCTGGGTCCCCCGTGGCCAATGAGAGAGCCCCGCTGACGGAGCACGCCATGCGCCTCCCCCACTCCTCCCCCACTGTACATCGGGGAGAGATCCTGATTGAGTGGAAGGACGGCACCGTTACACCGCTGTACGAGGCCTGA
- the si:dkey-245n4.2 gene encoding uncharacterized protein si:dkey-245n4.2 isoform X1 encodes MLRVSLLVLILIANASSLKIQNKLIGKCLQVQEGTWGGRVSLGECSPYSRVQEWSWLPESQALSSHHTGECLTAPAELYEGVHLQPCISGLESDGAGDGGAAAEMGREPNSQAWSCSKKGHLTLMGRGVHLSATPQSTLVYLSREHKQQGSRWRTLDNQTLCNGRERKHNQHQDQTHIYVGKSLGAGVFPSADENREAAEPFEGIIDVKATETYLVMNGTHSPLITKSPADPTMVFFSMDYGMAWKITMLVLSSLALVLGTVILILNVYSNSRRKKVVCVLKSYNVRPQASVPGSPVANERAPLTEHAMRLPHSSPTVHRGEILIEWKDGTVTPLYEA; translated from the exons atgctgcgcgtttctctgcTGGTTTTGATCCTTATCGCAA ATGCATCCAGCTTAAAGATTCAGAACAAGCTGATAGGTAAATGTCTGCAGGTACAAGAAGGGACatggggaggcagagtgtctCTGGGGGagtgtagcccatattcaagAGTACAGGAGTGGAGCTGGCTCCCGGAGAGCCAGGCTCTCAGCAGTCACCACACTGGGGAGTGTCTGACGGCTCCGGCAGAGCTGTATGAAGGGGTCCACCTGCAGCCCTGCATTTCAGGGCTTGAAAGCGACGGGGCTGGCGATGGAGGGGCAGCAGCGGAAATGGGCAGAGAGCCGAACAGCCAGGCGTGGTCCTGTTCCAAGAAAGGCCACCTCACTTTGATGGGGAGGGGAGTGCACCTCAGTGCCACTCCACAATCCACTTTGGTGTACCTATCACGGGAACATAAACAG CAGGGCAGCAGGTGGCGGACACTTGACAACCAGACATTGTGCaatgggagagaaagaaaacataaccaGCACCAAGATCAAACCCACATCTATGTGGGAAAATCTTTGGGAGCTGGGGTGTTTCCAAGTGCCGATGAaaacagagaagctgctgaaccaT TTGAAGGTATAATTGATGTCAAGGCCACAGAAACATATCTGGTGATGAATGGGACTCATTCGCCCCTGATCACCAAATCCCCTGCAGATCCCACCATGGTTTTCTTCAGTATGGATTATG GGATGGCCTGGAAGATAACCATGCTGGTCTTAAGCTCTTTGGCGCTGGTCCTGGGGACTGTGATTCTTATCCTGAATGTTTACTCCAATAG caggaggaagaaggtgGTGTGTGTCTTGAAGTCGTACAACGTGAGGCCACAGGCGAGTGTTCCTGGGTCCCCCGTGGCCAATGAGAGAGCCCCGCTGACGGAGCACGCCATGCGCCTCCCCCACTCCTCCCCCACTGTACATCGGGGAGAGATCCTGATTGAGTGGAAGGACGGCACCGTTACACCGCTGTACGAGGCCTGA
- the si:dkey-245n4.2 gene encoding uncharacterized protein si:dkey-245n4.2 isoform X2 has protein sequence MLRVSLLVLILIANASSLKIQNKLIGKCLQVQEGTWGGRVSLGECSPYSRVQEWSWLPESQALSSHHTGECLTAPAELYEGVHLQPCISGLESDGAGDGGAAAEMGREPNSQAWSCSKKGHLTLMGRGVHLSATPQSTLVYLSREHKQGSRWRTLDNQTLCNGRERKHNQHQDQTHIYVGKSLGAGVFPSADENREAAEPFEGIIDVKATETYLVMNGTHSPLITKSPADPTMVFFSMDYGMAWKITMLVLSSLALVLGTVILILNVYSNSRRKKVVCVLKSYNVRPQASVPGSPVANERAPLTEHAMRLPHSSPTVHRGEILIEWKDGTVTPLYEA, from the exons atgctgcgcgtttctctgcTGGTTTTGATCCTTATCGCAA ATGCATCCAGCTTAAAGATTCAGAACAAGCTGATAGGTAAATGTCTGCAGGTACAAGAAGGGACatggggaggcagagtgtctCTGGGGGagtgtagcccatattcaagAGTACAGGAGTGGAGCTGGCTCCCGGAGAGCCAGGCTCTCAGCAGTCACCACACTGGGGAGTGTCTGACGGCTCCGGCAGAGCTGTATGAAGGGGTCCACCTGCAGCCCTGCATTTCAGGGCTTGAAAGCGACGGGGCTGGCGATGGAGGGGCAGCAGCGGAAATGGGCAGAGAGCCGAACAGCCAGGCGTGGTCCTGTTCCAAGAAAGGCCACCTCACTTTGATGGGGAGGGGAGTGCACCTCAGTGCCACTCCACAATCCACTTTGGTGTACCTATCACGGGAACATAAACAG GGCAGCAGGTGGCGGACACTTGACAACCAGACATTGTGCaatgggagagaaagaaaacataaccaGCACCAAGATCAAACCCACATCTATGTGGGAAAATCTTTGGGAGCTGGGGTGTTTCCAAGTGCCGATGAaaacagagaagctgctgaaccaT TTGAAGGTATAATTGATGTCAAGGCCACAGAAACATATCTGGTGATGAATGGGACTCATTCGCCCCTGATCACCAAATCCCCTGCAGATCCCACCATGGTTTTCTTCAGTATGGATTATG GGATGGCCTGGAAGATAACCATGCTGGTCTTAAGCTCTTTGGCGCTGGTCCTGGGGACTGTGATTCTTATCCTGAATGTTTACTCCAATAG caggaggaagaaggtgGTGTGTGTCTTGAAGTCGTACAACGTGAGGCCACAGGCGAGTGTTCCTGGGTCCCCCGTGGCCAATGAGAGAGCCCCGCTGACGGAGCACGCCATGCGCCTCCCCCACTCCTCCCCCACTGTACATCGGGGAGAGATCCTGATTGAGTGGAAGGACGGCACCGTTACACCGCTGTACGAGGCCTGA
- the LOC128438962 gene encoding aquaporin-3 yields MGRQKVYLDKLSRFFQIRNLLLRQALAECLGTLILVMFGCGAVAQLVLSGGSHGMFLTVNFAFGFAATLGILVCGQVSGGHLNPAVTFALCLLGREPWKKFPMYFLFQTIGAFFGSAIIFAMYYDALWDHPGNFHVSGPNATAGIFATYPGKHLTIVNGFFDQIIGTAALIVCILAIVDPHNNSIPQGLEAFTVGFVVLVIGLSMGFNSGYAVNPARDLGPRIFTAMAGWGTEVFTARNGWFLVPIFAPFLGTIIGVMIYQLMVGCHVEGEARDKKNPEQTENVRLTNTDSNNAKEVNC; encoded by the exons atggGCAGACAGAAGGTGTATTTGGACAAACTGTCCCGCTTCTTCCAGATCCGCAACCTGTTACTTCGGCAGGCGCTGGCAGAGTGTCTTGGCACCCTCATCCTtgtg ATGTTTGGCTGTGGTGCTGTGGCCCAGCTGGTTTTGAGCGGCGGTTCCCATGGCATGTTCCTCACTGTCAACTTTGCCTTCGGCTTTGCTGCCACCTTAGGCATCCTGGTCTGTGGACAAGTATCAG GAGGCCATCTGAACCCTGCCGTGACTTTTGCCCTGTGTCTGCTTGGAAGAGAACCCTGGAAGAAATTCCCCATGTATTTCCTCTTTCAGACAATCGGCGCTTTCTTTGGTTCCGCCATCATTTTCGCCATGTACTACG ATGCTCTGTGGGACCATCCCGGAAATTTCCATGTGAGTGGTCCTAATGCCACAGCTGGCATCTTTGCCACGTACCCTGGAAAGCATCTCACCATTGTCAATGGATTCTTTGATCAG ATAATTGGCACGGCAGCACTAATCGTCTGTATTCTGGCTATCGTGGACCCACACAACAACTCCATCCCCCAGGGGCTGGAGGCCTTCACTGTTGGATTTGTGGTCCTGGTTATTGGACTGTCTATGGGCTTTAACTCTGGATATGCTGTCAATCCTGCCAGAGACCTCGGACCACGTATTTTCACTGCGATGGCTGGGTGGGGCACTGAGGTCTTCAC GGCGAGAAACGGCTGGTTCCTTGTGCCCATTTTCGCCCCGTTCCTCGGCACCATCATCGGCGTGATGATCTACCAGCTGATGGTTGGCTGCCACGTGGAAGGAGAAGCACGTGACAAAAAAAACCCAGAGCAGACAGAAAACGTCCGACTCACCAACACCGACTCCAACAACGCCAAAGAAGTGAACTGTTGA